A part of Ptychodera flava strain L36383 chromosome 11, AS_Pfla_20210202, whole genome shotgun sequence genomic DNA contains:
- the LOC139143081 gene encoding uncharacterized protein, whose translation MFYTWYIHTSSSSLVKIEFVEFLLRDGDFVEVGDSDQDRSSLGRYNSSYRLPEVPYSRSNHSVVGLSAESVTNPTDGKFRAIFYAVWKCHNNQTVENGYIYPMGEYMYTPGETLALECDQGYYPSTNFTIVTCLEDGTWDGSLSDCIIINCGEPEDIDNADKDGDTFTYNNTVSYTCHDKYVLEDGNGTVVCGEDGEWSDAPTCVPSEKTEDSDSLYIAAVGGVLGVLVLIGFIVAMVLLFRRSKYHQSKTNEPPADNFPSGSTNDSQPMHDSEALQNSQQMNNTKNDRPTTNHTQLNTNPAFDGEIPHPIFSKDIVDDSVHHQTGDNVTGHVYNDIDSKTDSQSGFVENDLYRPCSFGPDSTGARPEFQVKLTDNILYESSDHDMVDSKGDGVYYSAIGNGETVEMKDNIAYESASLRQ comes from the exons ATGTTTTACACATGGTACATACATACCAGCAGCAGTTCACTGGTCAAAATTGAATTTGTGGAATTTCTTCTGCGCGATGGAGACTTTGTTGAGGTCGGTGATTCCGACCAGGACAGGTCTTCCCTTGGAAGATACAACAGTAGTTACAGACTGCCTGAAGTGCCATATTCAAGGTCGAACCACTCAGTAGTAGGACTATCGGCTGAGTCTGTCACAAATCCAACAGACGGCAAATTTCGGGCAATCTTCTATG CTGTATGGAAATGTCATAATAACCAAACAGTTGAGAACGGCTATATTTATCCGATGGGAGAATACATGTACACGCCTGGAGAAACACTGGCGTTAGAATGTGATCAAGGGTATTATCCATCAACAAACTTTACCATTGTGACGTGTCTTGAGGATGGTACATGGGACGGTTCCTTGTCGGATTGCATCA TTATCAACTGTGGTGAACCAGAAGACATAGACAATGCAGACAAAGACGGTGATACGTTCACATATAACAATACGGTGTCCTACACGTGCCATGACAAGTACGTACTGGAAGATGGAAACGGCACCGTCGTTTGCGGAGAGGACGGCGAATGGAGTGATGCACCTACTTGTGTTCCTTCTGAGAAAACAG aagATTCAGATTCACTCT ATATCGCAGCTGTGGGCGGTGTGCTAGGTGTCCTTGTCTTGATTGGTTTTATAGTTGCCATGGTACTGCTGTTTCGAAG GTCAAAATACCATCAGTCTAAAACAAACGAACCGCCTGCAGACAATTTTCCTTCCGGATCAACAAATGACAGTCAGCCTATGCATGACAGCGAAGCTCTTCAAAATTCTCAACAGATGAATAACACAAAGAATGACAGGCCAACAACCAACCACACTCAACTGAACACAAACCCAGCCTTCGATGGCGAAATACCACATCCCATTTTCTCTAAAGACATCGTCGATGATAGCGTACATCATCAAACTGGAGATAACGTTACCGGTCAtgtttacaatgacattgacagcAAAACGGACTCTCAGAGTGGCTTTGTGGAGAATGACCTGTATAGACCGTGTAGTTTCGGCCCTGATTCAACAGGAGCGCGACCTGAATTTCAAGTGAAACTTACTGACAACATTTTGTACGAATCTTCAGACCATGACATGGTGGATAGCAAGGGTGACGGGGTGTATTACTCGGCAATAGGAAATGGTGAAACTGTTGAAATGAAGGATAACATTGCATACGAATCCGCGTCACTCCGACAATAA
- the LOC139143082 gene encoding uncharacterized protein: MFDINERYFVEIIDPESGEKQKFTRNDYLLVNETSSNRMDVKFYNDGPPGDGIFALEWEAMYKCYHSGRVEHGAVYPGDKNRYEPGHTLILKCDTGYYPSTNTTNITCLDDGTWDDELSECIVVSCGDPGQPENAQAEGDDFAYGDNVTFVCHEGYVLNGTETITCQSDGSWDSEVPVCNVVSCEDPGQPENGDAEGDDFTYGSNVTYLCHEGYVLNGTNVLKCQSDGSWDAEVPVCSVINCGEPDDIDNADKYGDEFTYNSTVSYKCHEGYAFEGGSDSIICGVDGEWSHTPTCFPTEQANDSNLLSIAAVGSVLAILVLVGIIVSTILLFRRSKCKKSKTNQQSDHHFPSGFTNNGHPLHDYDTVSNSQTLNNTKNTRALERSVVNTNPVFELTDSGPDNGLHHRANDKDAGHLYNYIDYSKMDSKSGFVMNDLYRSCSFSTVSADMTTSNEKMDAREPINASCFDGSKEVVCENSTGFKDNDIYESGDTDGDAIHQNEYADVENDTVGFVDNDLYEHGDEAPPESEVKFTDNMLYEVSGGDKEENNDDDVYYSTIENGGNDGELKDNIAYESRA, from the exons ATGTTTGACATCAATGAGCGATACTTTGTGGAAATAATTGACCCTGAAAGTGGCGAGAAGCAGAAGTTTACAAGAAATGATTACTTGCTTGTAAATGAGACATCGTCAAATCGTATGGATGTGAAATTTTACAATGACGGTCCACCGGGCGATGGTATATTCGCCCTGGAATGGGAAG CGATGTACAAATGTTACCATAGTGGAAGAGTAGAACATGGTGCAGTATACCCTGGTGATAAGAATCGATACGAGCCCGGTCACACGCTGATTTTAAAGTGCGACACAGGCTACTACCcgtcaacaaacacaacaaatataACGTGCCTAGATGATGGTACATGGGACGATGAGCTATCCGAGTGCATCG TCGTATCATGTGGTGACCCCGGTCAGCCGGAAAACGCGCAAGCTGAGGGCGATGACTTCGCATACGGTGACAATGTAACTTTCGTGTGCCACGAAGGCTATGTACTGAACGGAACCGAGACGATCACGTGTCAGTCTGATGGATCATGGGACTCGGAAGTTCCAGTGTGCAATG TCGTGTCGTGTGAAGATCCGGGTCAACCAGAAAACGGGGACGCTGAGGGCGATGACTTCACATATGGTAGCAATGTAACTTACCTCTGTCATGAAGGCTATGTACTAAACGGAACAAACGTTCTAAAATGTCAATCTGATGGGTCATGGGATGCAGAAGTTCCAGTATGTAGTG TTATCAACTGTGGTGAACCAGATGACATAGACAATGCAGACAAGTATGGTGATGAATTCACATACAACAGTACAGTGTCCTACAAGTGCCATGAAGGGTATGCTTTTGAAGGTGGAAGTGACAGCATTATATGTGGAGTGGACGGTGAATGGAGCCATACACCTACGTGTTTTCCAACTGAGCAAGCGA ATGATTCAAATTTATTGA gtATTGCAGCTGTCGGCAGTGTGTTAGCTATTTTGGTCTTGGTTGGTATTATTGTGTCAACAATACTGTTATTTCGAAG GTCAAAATGTAAGAAGTcgaaaacaaatcaacaatcAGATCATCACTTTCCTTCCGGATTTACGAATAATGGTCATCCTTTGCACGACTACGATACCGTTTCAAACTCTCAGacattgaataatacaaaaaaCACCAGGGCGTTAGAACGATCTGTTGTGAACACAAACCCTGTCTTCGAATTAACAGACTCCGGACCGGACAATGGCTTACACCATCGGGCGAATGATAAAGATGCCGGTCATCTTTACAATTACATTGATTACAGCAAGATGGATTCCAAGAGTGGCTTTGTCATGAATGATCTGTATCGATCCTGTAGTTTTAGCACTGTGTCGGCAGATATGACGACATCGAATGAAAAGATGGACGCCAGAGAACCGATAAATGCCTCTTGCTTCGACGGCTCGAAGGAAGTCGTCTGTGAAAACAGCACTGGGTTCAAAGACAACGATATCTACGAAAGCGGAGACACAGATGGAGATGCCATACACCAGAATGAATATGCCGACGTCGAAAACGACACTGTAGGCTTTGTTGACAACGATCTGTACGAGCATGGCGATGAAGCGCCACCAGAGTCGGAAGTGAAATTTACGGATAACATGTTGTATGAAGTTTCCGGCGGTGACAAGGAGGAGAACAATGATGACGACGTCTATTACTCGACAATAGAAAACGGTGGCAATGATGGTGAATTGAAGGATAACATTGCATACGAATCTAGAGCGTGA